CTTTTCCCACCAATTGGGGAAGTCGTTGTGTTCCCCCATAGCCGGGGATAACTCCAAGGGAAACTTCGGGCAGTCCCATTTTGGCATTAGCACTGGCCACCCTAAAATGACAGGCCATGGCCAGCTCCAGTCCACCTCCCAAAGCAAAACCATTGACGGCGGCAATTACCGGGGTAGCGAGGTCCTGGACAAAATCGAACAACAATTCCTGCCCTTTTGCGGCCAAATGGCCCCCTTGCGCTACATTAAAATGTGCAAACTCGGAAATATCGGCCCCCGCAACAAAAGCCTTTTCCCCACTTCCGGTAATGATAATGACCTTGATTTCCCCATCCTCATCCAACTCCTTAAAAGCCTGATGGAGTTCTTCTATGGTGGCCTTGTTCAGCGCATTGAGTTTTTTTGGTCTATCGATGGTAATGGTAGCAATATTTCCTTCCTCTTCGATGTAGATGTTGTCGTAGTCCATGTTGGTGTTAGGTGTTAGGTGTTAGGTGTTAGGTGTTAGGTGTTAGGTGTTAGGTGTTAGGTGTTAGTAAAAATACTTAAACCATCAACCAACCTCAAATAACCTTAGCCTATTCTTTGGGAAACTTGACCGTAAAGACGGTACCCTTGCCGAGTTGGGAAGTAAAGCTAATGGTGCCCCCATAATTTTCAACAATATTGCGCACCATACCCAAGCCCAGGCCCATACCGCTTGTTTTGGTGGTAAACTTGGGTTCAAAGATTTTATCCTTGAAATCATCCCGGATGCCCACTCCATTGTCCGCGACCTGTATTTTCACCTTATCCGCATCGGAAACAACGGTCACCAAAATTCTTGGGGAGTCCACATTAATCATCGCCTGAATGGCGTTTTTTACCAAATTGGTTACAATACGAATGAGTTGGGTACGATCTACTTTTGCAATGATTTCTTCCTCATCACAGATAAAATGGATATACGGTTCATGAAAAATATCGAGGGCCAATTTGGTGACACTCACAATGTTCAAGGTCTCCTTCTGCTGGGCCGGCATATTGGCAAAGTTTGAAAAAGCAGAAGCAATATTGCCCATGGTGTCTATTTGTTGTACCAGGGTTTTGGAAAACTCCTTGACCTTTTTCCCTATTTTGGGATCTTCGGGATCAAACTTGCGCTCAAAACTTTGTACGCTCAGGCGCATGGGTGTCAATGGATTTTTAATCTCATGGGCGACTTGTTTGGCCATTTCCCGCCACGCCTGTTCGCGTTCACTACGGGCCAATTTTGCGGCACTGGCCTCCAATTCGTCAATCATATTGTTATAGGAATCCACCAGCTTTCCTATTTCCTCGGTCGGATTTTTAAGGAGGATTTTCTCGTTCCGTTTCGTCAGTCCCGTAATATAGAGCTTATCGGAAACCGTCTGCAAAGATCGCGTGATATACTTGGAGATGAAATAGGCAAAAACAATGGCCGCCATAAGCATCAACAGGTACACCCCTCCCAGTCGGATCAAAAACTCCCGAAGCTCCATATTGTTAAAAGAATTATCCTCAAAATAAGGTAGGTTCATTATCCCTATCGGCTTGAATTTTGGGTCGTTGATATAGGTATAGGAAGCTTGATAATTGTCCCCGGCAGTGCGTTTTTCCTCCACATACCTTCGTGCTGAGCTCATCGCCAAGCTATTTAATACCTCAGCATCCAGGCAATTGGACAAGGAATCGGCTTCAAATGCCGGTTTGGAGCTTTTAATAAGTTCCCCCTCCAAATCATAAATATTGAAGTTTACGTTTTGGACATCAGCGATCTTATAGATCTCATCCTTAAAAATATGGCCCAGGTTCTTGGTGGAAGGTTCATAGGTGGTCTCATTGAGCACATAATTAATACTTTGGAGAATCTGATCTTCCTTGCGTTCCAAACGGTTCTGGTGGTAATCGTTGGACTGCTCGCGATATTGGTAAATGGTCACCCCGGCAATTAAAACCGAAGCAATGACCACCAATAGGATCATGGTGATAAAAATTCGGGAACGAAGGGACAGTTTTTTGAACAAGCTTTGGCAGATTTTGAATTAAGAGCCTGTTTGGGAATTTGTGATTGGAATTGTTATAGGCCATTTTTGTGCGGAACGAGGCACGACATAGCGAAAGCTATGGGCGAGCCGGAGCGATGGAAAAGCATAGCCATAGTTATGGACTAAAATTTTAACAATGTGCCGTGCAAAAAGGGACATAAGAAAACAATTGACAAATTCCCAAACAGACTCTAAAGTTAACAAGAATCGAACCAAATTAAGTACAATCCCAAATTTCAAGATCAAGTTCAACTTCGTTTAGAATTGAACTTGATGCTTGAACATAAACTTT
The sequence above is a segment of the Muricauda sp. SCSIO 64092 genome. Coding sequences within it:
- a CDS encoding sensor histidine kinase — its product is MILLVVIASVLIAGVTIYQYREQSNDYHQNRLERKEDQILQSINYVLNETTYEPSTKNLGHIFKDEIYKIADVQNVNFNIYDLEGELIKSSKPAFEADSLSNCLDAEVLNSLAMSSARRYVEEKRTAGDNYQASYTYINDPKFKPIGIMNLPYFEDNSFNNMELREFLIRLGGVYLLMLMAAIVFAYFISKYITRSLQTVSDKLYITGLTKRNEKILLKNPTEEIGKLVDSYNNMIDELEASAAKLARSEREQAWREMAKQVAHEIKNPLTPMRLSVQSFERKFDPEDPKIGKKVKEFSKTLVQQIDTMGNIASAFSNFANMPAQQKETLNIVSVTKLALDIFHEPYIHFICDEEEIIAKVDRTQLIRIVTNLVKNAIQAMINVDSPRILVTVVSDADKVKIQVADNGVGIRDDFKDKIFEPKFTTKTSGMGLGLGMVRNIVENYGGTISFTSQLGKGTVFTVKFPKE
- a CDS encoding enoyl-CoA hydratase/isomerase family protein — translated: MDYDNIYIEEEGNIATITIDRPKKLNALNKATIEELHQAFKELDEDGEIKVIIITGSGEKAFVAGADISEFAHFNVAQGGHLAAKGQELLFDFVQDLATPVIAAVNGFALGGGLELAMACHFRVASANAKMGLPEVSLGVIPGYGGTQRLPQLVGKGIAMEMIMTAGMMDAPRALHYGLVNYVVPQEELLALCRKLAQKITNNSAVAIAQAIKAVNAGYKPKEDGYAVEINAFGHCFGTGDFKEGTTAFLEKRKADFPGN